In Arcanobacterium wilhelmae, the following are encoded in one genomic region:
- the pheT gene encoding phenylalanine--tRNA ligase subunit beta, producing MPFVPIDWLKEHVEVPADLTAEQLAADLVKVGLEEEEIHRSDVTGPIVVGKVLTLVKEEQKNGKLINYCRVDVGAYNDAPGEGKEPADFPSRGIICGAHNFVEGDYVVVSLPGAVLPGDFAIAARKTYGHISDGMICSAKELGLSEESEGIIVLAHEDDAGAIASIPAPGEDALGYLGLDSEVLEINVTPDRGYCFSMRGIAREYSHSTGAKFTDPAHDVDLPPFNNKGFPVEVADDAPIHGVPGADRFVTRIVRGVNPNAESPKWIRDRLTAAGMRPISLAVDATNYVMLDLGQPLHAYDLSKLSAPIVVRRAKPGEKLRTLDDAERTLDPEDLVISDSEGGKGTRVIGLAGVMGGASTEISDSTQDVLIEAAHFDAVSIARGARRHRLPSEASKRFERGVDPLIAPVAAQRVAEILVEFGGGTIDEANFEYNEVSLPTPTEFDTRETDRLTGLTPSVEKTITILREIGATVEVVEDRGDSALLSVTAPTWRPDLVGPAHYVEEVARLIGYDEIASIVPPAPAGRGLTVVQRQRRDLARAFAEQGWTQVLSYPFVSAAALDKQEIPQDDSRRRAIRLVNPLQEEAPYMRTSILDSLLATAKMNVARGNPQVAIFETSLVTLPGKIVDIENPGAGARPSDEVLQTLHGAIPAQPHHIAGVAAPQVTATVAGLPPQVWDWRDAIEALKIAARTVGVDVQIVAAQYAPFHPGRTAALVVGGQVIGHAGELAPKVVKAFDLPKRSIAFEFDADALMAARGGEPIQVAPVATYPSAKEDIALVVDEKYTVAEVMRVIEDAAGEVLEDIHLFDVYRGDQVDEGKKSLAFALRFRSADHTLSAEDTAGLRHKIVKRAKSKLGAQLRG from the coding sequence ATGCCATTCGTTCCGATTGATTGGTTGAAGGAACATGTTGAGGTTCCAGCGGATCTCACCGCGGAACAACTCGCCGCTGATCTTGTCAAGGTTGGCCTTGAGGAAGAGGAAATTCATCGTAGCGACGTCACTGGACCGATCGTCGTCGGCAAGGTGCTCACCTTGGTCAAGGAGGAGCAGAAGAACGGCAAGTTGATCAACTATTGCCGTGTCGACGTCGGAGCCTACAACGATGCGCCTGGAGAGGGAAAAGAGCCGGCCGATTTCCCTTCTCGTGGAATTATCTGCGGCGCACACAACTTTGTCGAGGGTGATTACGTTGTGGTGTCGCTTCCGGGGGCTGTACTTCCCGGCGATTTCGCGATTGCCGCCCGCAAAACATACGGCCATATTTCCGACGGTATGATCTGCTCGGCCAAGGAACTTGGGCTTTCGGAGGAAAGCGAAGGGATCATTGTACTCGCTCATGAAGACGACGCCGGTGCAATTGCATCGATCCCTGCGCCGGGTGAGGACGCTCTTGGCTACCTTGGTCTCGATTCCGAAGTGCTCGAAATCAACGTGACTCCCGATCGCGGGTATTGCTTCTCCATGCGTGGTATTGCACGTGAATACTCGCATTCAACGGGAGCGAAGTTCACAGATCCTGCGCATGATGTGGATCTCCCTCCGTTCAACAACAAAGGTTTCCCTGTGGAGGTTGCCGACGACGCTCCGATCCATGGTGTGCCAGGTGCGGATCGCTTCGTCACTCGGATTGTTCGTGGAGTGAACCCGAATGCGGAGTCTCCGAAGTGGATCCGAGATCGGTTGACCGCTGCAGGAATGCGTCCGATTTCGCTTGCTGTGGATGCAACGAACTACGTCATGCTCGATCTCGGTCAGCCGCTTCACGCTTACGACTTGTCGAAATTGAGTGCTCCGATCGTGGTACGTCGTGCGAAGCCGGGGGAGAAGCTTCGCACTCTGGACGACGCCGAGCGCACGCTGGATCCTGAGGATCTTGTGATCTCTGATTCCGAGGGTGGCAAGGGAACTCGTGTGATTGGTCTCGCCGGTGTCATGGGCGGCGCATCCACCGAAATCTCGGACAGCACACAGGACGTGCTGATCGAGGCCGCGCACTTCGACGCTGTGTCGATTGCCCGCGGTGCTCGCCGTCATCGTCTGCCTTCTGAAGCCTCCAAGCGTTTCGAGCGTGGGGTTGATCCTTTGATTGCTCCTGTCGCCGCCCAGCGTGTGGCGGAGATCCTGGTGGAGTTCGGCGGCGGTACGATCGACGAGGCGAATTTCGAGTACAACGAAGTTTCGTTGCCAACGCCGACAGAGTTTGATACTCGTGAGACTGACCGTCTCACTGGCCTCACACCGTCGGTTGAGAAGACCATCACGATTCTTCGCGAGATTGGAGCAACTGTTGAGGTGGTGGAGGATCGTGGTGATTCTGCACTTCTTTCCGTCACTGCTCCCACATGGCGTCCAGATCTGGTTGGCCCTGCACACTACGTGGAGGAGGTTGCCCGCTTGATCGGCTACGACGAGATCGCATCGATCGTGCCGCCCGCACCTGCAGGGCGTGGGCTCACGGTTGTGCAACGGCAGCGTCGCGATCTCGCACGCGCATTCGCGGAGCAGGGGTGGACTCAGGTATTGAGCTACCCGTTTGTTTCTGCAGCAGCGCTCGATAAGCAGGAAATTCCTCAGGATGATTCACGTCGTCGCGCCATCCGCTTGGTGAATCCTCTTCAGGAAGAGGCTCCCTATATGCGCACCTCGATCTTGGATTCGTTGCTCGCGACCGCCAAGATGAATGTGGCTCGCGGGAATCCGCAGGTGGCCATCTTCGAGACGTCATTAGTGACATTGCCGGGGAAGATCGTTGATATCGAGAACCCTGGAGCTGGTGCGCGCCCGTCGGATGAGGTTCTTCAGACACTGCACGGTGCGATTCCTGCGCAGCCGCACCATATTGCTGGCGTTGCGGCACCGCAGGTGACTGCGACGGTTGCGGGCTTGCCACCGCAGGTGTGGGATTGGCGAGATGCTATCGAAGCGTTGAAGATTGCCGCTCGTACGGTTGGAGTGGATGTCCAGATCGTTGCGGCTCAATACGCGCCGTTCCACCCGGGGCGTACCGCCGCGCTCGTGGTTGGCGGTCAGGTCATTGGCCATGCTGGCGAACTTGCTCCGAAGGTTGTGAAGGCTTTCGACCTGCCCAAACGTTCAATCGCATTCGAGTTTGATGCAGATGCTCTGATGGCCGCCCGCGGCGGCGAGCCGATCCAGGTTGCTCCAGTTGCAACATATCCCTCTGCGAAGGAAGATATCGCGCTCGTCGTGGATGAAAAGTACACCGTCGCTGAGGTCATGCGCGTCATCGAAGATGCTGCCGGTGAAGTGCTTGAGGATATCCACCTGTTTGATGTCTATCGTGGCGACCAGGTCGATGAGGGGAAGAAGTCTTTGGCTTTCGCCCTTCGTTTCCGCTCGGCGGATCATACGCTTTCGGCGGAGGACACGGCAGGGTTGCGTCACAAGATCGTCAAGCGCGCGAAGTCGAAGCTTGGCGCGCAGTTGCGGGGCTGA
- a CDS encoding SDR family NAD(P)-dependent oxidoreductase, whose translation MARSSEVIVLTGASRGIGAAIANAIAAPGRTLLLVARSIASLENTAQAARGLGATVHTYAAELSDVSSVNSLVVHIAADGFVPDTVINNAGVMGAELAPWEDDPVAWWRVLEVNVRAPFLLAHAFVPAMLEAGFGRIIDLSSGAAVWDTSNTVAYFVSKTALYRLGSSMHEAGYERGLRVLEVAPGVVKTDMTADAQMHVGRTEWNEPTEVAEIIAAAVDGDLDGLSGAQVRAGTDSLEDLRARSAAGIGVEERRLRMTPFKTENE comes from the coding sequence GTGGCCCGATCATCCGAAGTCATTGTTCTGACCGGTGCTTCGCGTGGCATTGGGGCGGCGATTGCGAACGCAATCGCCGCCCCGGGGCGCACGCTGTTACTTGTGGCCCGTTCGATCGCTTCGCTCGAAAACACTGCCCAGGCGGCGCGTGGGCTCGGAGCGACCGTACATACTTACGCAGCTGAGCTCAGCGACGTCAGCTCCGTGAACTCTTTGGTTGTACATATCGCGGCAGACGGCTTTGTGCCGGATACGGTGATTAACAACGCCGGTGTGATGGGGGCAGAGCTAGCGCCGTGGGAGGATGATCCCGTGGCCTGGTGGAGAGTGTTGGAAGTGAACGTTCGCGCTCCGTTCCTGCTTGCCCATGCTTTCGTTCCGGCGATGCTGGAGGCTGGTTTCGGCCGAATCATTGATCTGTCGTCTGGCGCAGCTGTGTGGGACACCTCCAATACCGTGGCGTATTTTGTTTCGAAAACCGCCCTCTACCGGCTGGGATCGTCCATGCACGAGGCCGGTTATGAGCGTGGTCTACGCGTGCTGGAGGTAGCCCCCGGCGTCGTCAAGACAGACATGACCGCCGACGCACAGATGCACGTCGGGCGTACCGAGTGGAATGAACCTACGGAAGTCGCGGAGATTATTGCGGCTGCGGTGGATGGCGATCTTGACGGTTTGTCTGGTGCGCAGGTGCGTGCAGGGACCGATTCGCTCGAGGATCTGCGCGCGCGATCCGCTGCTGGTATCGGAGTCGAGGAGCGTAGATTGCGCATGACACCCTTCAAAACTGAAAATGAATAA
- a CDS encoding arginine repressor, with protein sequence MPNPVPNTRTARQAKIVELIEQQPVASQASLRSLLADVGINVTQATLSRDLEELRAYKEYNAQGVRVYKIPDAVELSFADAGAPGQFDRWAGELLTGAESALNQVVLRTIPGAAQLLASAIDRAVIGGVLGCIAGDDTVLVITDSEQRATRLCDDLLSRVGR encoded by the coding sequence ATGCCGAATCCGGTACCGAATACTCGCACCGCCCGTCAGGCCAAGATTGTTGAGCTGATCGAACAGCAGCCGGTGGCGTCCCAAGCGTCGTTGCGCTCATTACTTGCCGATGTTGGCATCAACGTCACTCAAGCCACGCTCTCTCGCGATCTCGAAGAGTTACGTGCGTATAAGGAGTACAACGCGCAGGGCGTACGTGTGTACAAGATCCCTGATGCGGTCGAACTTTCTTTCGCTGACGCCGGTGCACCAGGTCAGTTTGACCGGTGGGCTGGAGAGTTATTGACGGGCGCCGAATCAGCGCTGAATCAAGTTGTTTTAAGGACGATTCCAGGTGCGGCTCAGTTGCTTGCCTCTGCGATTGATCGTGCGGTTATCGGCGGCGTTCTTGGCTGTATCGCGGGCGATGATACTGTACTCGTGATCACTGATTCGGAACAGCGCGCAACGCGTTTATGTGACGATCTGTTGAGCCGTGTCGGCCGGTAA
- the tyrS gene encoding tyrosine--tRNA ligase, giving the protein MTDVLEELQWRGLIAQHTDIDALKQALDSGPITFYCGFDPTAPSLHHGHLVAVKLMRHLQLAGHHPLVLVGGATGLVGDPRAKGERVLNGRDVVAGWADALKSQLESLLDFDGDNPARTVNNLDWTEQMSAIDFLRDLGKNFRMGTMLNKDIVARRLESDEGLSYTEFSYQILQANDYLELFRRYNCTLEVGGNDQWGNMAGGMDLIRKVEGKSVHVLTNPLITKSDGTKFGKTEGGAVWLNPEMLSPYKFYQFWLNTADADVIHMLKVFTFLSRERIEDLEQLVSERPQAREAQKVLAEEVTTWVHGAQNTERVKAASAVLFGKDEPAGLDERTLADATAELPRTKAGLGDELVDVLVNLGFEKGRGAARRTIEAGGANINNVKVSDVERVLVDSDVLPGGIVLIRKGRKNLAVVEIVQ; this is encoded by the coding sequence GTGACTGACGTCCTCGAAGAATTGCAGTGGCGCGGGCTGATTGCCCAGCACACAGATATCGATGCGCTCAAGCAAGCGCTGGATTCTGGGCCGATCACGTTCTATTGCGGTTTCGATCCTACGGCGCCGTCGCTCCATCACGGGCATCTTGTCGCCGTGAAGTTAATGCGTCATCTCCAGCTTGCTGGACACCACCCGCTTGTGCTCGTCGGTGGAGCGACGGGCCTTGTTGGAGATCCGCGCGCGAAGGGCGAACGCGTTCTCAACGGTCGCGACGTCGTTGCAGGGTGGGCCGATGCCTTGAAATCTCAGCTCGAGTCGTTACTCGATTTTGACGGTGACAATCCCGCTCGCACCGTCAACAATCTGGACTGGACCGAGCAGATGAGCGCGATCGATTTCCTGCGCGATCTTGGTAAGAACTTCCGCATGGGTACGATGCTGAATAAGGACATTGTCGCACGCCGGCTAGAGTCCGATGAAGGTCTGTCGTATACCGAGTTTTCGTACCAGATTCTTCAGGCCAATGATTACCTCGAGCTTTTCCGCCGTTACAACTGCACACTGGAGGTTGGAGGAAACGATCAGTGGGGCAACATGGCGGGTGGGATGGATCTCATTCGAAAGGTGGAGGGCAAGTCGGTTCATGTACTGACGAACCCACTGATTACGAAGTCTGATGGAACGAAGTTCGGCAAGACTGAAGGTGGCGCTGTGTGGCTGAACCCTGAGATGCTTTCGCCGTACAAGTTTTACCAGTTCTGGTTGAACACGGCTGATGCCGATGTTATCCACATGCTGAAGGTATTTACTTTCCTCTCGCGCGAGCGAATCGAAGACCTTGAGCAGTTGGTATCGGAGCGCCCACAAGCCCGTGAGGCGCAGAAAGTCCTTGCTGAGGAAGTTACCACTTGGGTACACGGCGCGCAGAACACGGAGCGTGTCAAGGCGGCTTCAGCGGTGCTGTTCGGCAAAGATGAGCCTGCTGGTTTGGATGAGCGCACGCTCGCGGATGCGACTGCCGAGCTTCCGCGGACAAAGGCTGGGCTTGGCGATGAGCTTGTCGATGTTCTCGTTAACCTTGGTTTCGAGAAGGGGCGTGGCGCAGCGCGGCGTACGATCGAAGCTGGCGGTGCGAATATCAACAATGTAAAGGTATCGGATGTCGAGCGCGTGCTGGTTGATTCCGACGTGCTCCCTGGGGGAATTGTTCTGATTCGCAAGGGGCGCAAGAATCTCGCGGTCGTCGAGATCGTGCAGTGA
- a CDS encoding HAD-IIA family hydrolase: protein MTTQYSGPALVEIADLMLTDLDGVAYLGQQEAPYAAEGIAAARERGVHPVYVTNNSSRPPAKVAQHLSSLGIPTEATDVINTAITGVMQVAQHVPAGSKVLAVGGEGVFEALRDAGFDVVTSAEDDPAAILQGFAEHVSWVELSEIALAIRKGALYVATNLDATMPRERGETIGNGSLVAAVVNATGVEPLSAGKPAPDMYKLAVERTGLSSPIAIGDRLDTDMVGANAAGIISVHVLTGVSQVRDVLLASAQARPRVLARDLRDLGIAYAPVDKDGDVWRCETAKACVKDGQLLVDDAPIAGSLTLNQYRAAASAAWEASDAGVTFDAESIPAVVSVR from the coding sequence ATGACGACCCAATACTCTGGACCGGCGCTCGTCGAGATCGCTGATCTGATGCTGACCGACCTCGACGGCGTCGCCTATCTGGGGCAACAGGAAGCTCCATATGCGGCTGAGGGTATCGCAGCTGCGCGTGAGCGGGGCGTGCACCCGGTGTACGTGACGAACAACTCGTCGCGCCCGCCGGCGAAGGTTGCCCAGCACCTGTCATCCTTAGGTATCCCCACCGAGGCAACAGACGTGATCAACACTGCGATAACCGGCGTGATGCAGGTGGCACAGCATGTCCCTGCTGGCTCGAAGGTGCTCGCCGTTGGCGGCGAGGGAGTTTTTGAAGCACTCCGCGACGCAGGGTTCGACGTTGTGACAAGCGCCGAGGACGATCCTGCGGCTATTCTCCAGGGCTTTGCGGAGCACGTCAGCTGGGTTGAGTTGTCGGAGATCGCGTTGGCGATCCGAAAGGGTGCGCTATACGTCGCAACCAATCTCGATGCGACAATGCCCAGGGAGCGAGGCGAAACGATCGGTAATGGTTCTCTTGTTGCGGCGGTGGTGAATGCGACGGGAGTGGAGCCCCTGAGCGCTGGTAAGCCTGCTCCCGATATGTACAAGCTTGCAGTCGAGCGTACGGGGCTCAGCTCGCCGATCGCGATTGGTGACCGCCTCGACACTGACATGGTGGGCGCAAATGCTGCGGGAATCATCTCGGTGCATGTTCTGACGGGAGTTTCGCAGGTCCGCGACGTCCTTCTTGCAAGCGCTCAGGCGCGTCCTCGCGTTCTGGCGCGCGATCTGCGCGACCTGGGGATTGCCTACGCGCCAGTTGACAAGGATGGCGACGTTTGGCGCTGTGAGACCGCGAAGGCTTGCGTCAAGGATGGTCAGTTGCTGGTGGATGACGCGCCGATTGCTGGTTCTTTGACACTCAACCAGTATCGCGCCGCCGCCTCGGCGGCCTGGGAAGCGAGCGACGCCGGTGTAACATTCGACGCCGAATCGATTCCTGCTGTCGTCTCCGTTCGATAG
- a CDS encoding TlyA family RNA methyltransferase encodes MAKLIRVDAELVRRHLAKSRKEAAELIAAGRVYLDKMEVTKPARQMDPAAALIVKETGQPRYASRGAYKLIGALDYLGEDGPTVAGVRALDAGASTGGFTDVLLQRGAASVAAVDVGYGQIAWKLREDPRVDVIERTNVRTLDPAIVAPAPSLVVGDLSFISLTLVIPALVAVSSDDAEFVLMVKPQFEIGKERLGHGGVVRNLAHHHETVKKVALAARECGLQLRAVAPSPLPGPSGNVEYFLYMAKQGQDLLGEHLDEAIEAAISAGPAGGVHEEANE; translated from the coding sequence ATGGCGAAGCTAATCCGTGTTGATGCTGAACTCGTCAGGCGTCATCTTGCAAAGTCGCGTAAGGAAGCAGCGGAATTGATCGCTGCCGGCAGGGTGTACCTTGACAAGATGGAGGTGACGAAGCCAGCGCGGCAGATGGACCCTGCGGCTGCATTGATTGTGAAAGAAACGGGTCAGCCACGCTACGCTTCGCGAGGCGCCTATAAACTGATTGGCGCATTGGATTATCTCGGTGAAGACGGGCCCACGGTAGCCGGAGTACGTGCGCTCGATGCAGGCGCGTCAACAGGAGGCTTTACGGATGTGCTTCTCCAACGTGGTGCGGCATCGGTAGCTGCTGTTGACGTCGGCTACGGGCAGATCGCATGGAAACTCCGCGAGGATCCACGTGTTGACGTGATTGAGCGGACCAACGTCAGAACGTTGGATCCGGCCATCGTTGCGCCTGCACCGTCTTTGGTAGTTGGGGATTTGTCGTTCATCTCTTTGACACTCGTCATCCCCGCTCTTGTCGCTGTATCCTCGGATGACGCCGAATTTGTGCTGATGGTCAAGCCTCAGTTCGAGATTGGAAAGGAGCGACTTGGCCATGGGGGAGTTGTTCGTAACCTTGCCCATCACCACGAAACAGTGAAGAAAGTTGCTCTCGCTGCTCGTGAATGCGGGCTTCAGTTGCGCGCTGTGGCGCCGTCGCCTCTACCAGGTCCGTCGGGAAATGTGGAGTATTTCCTCTACATGGCGAAACAGGGCCAGGACCTTCTCGGGGAGCATCTTGATGAGGCAATCGAGGCTGCTATTTCGGCTGGTCCGGCTGGGGGAGTACACGAGGAGGCGAACGAATGA
- a CDS encoding NAD kinase, with translation MRKIALLTHEWRQDALERARSAKERLGKAGITVVDATCSSDVADAELLLMAGGDGTILRGAEFTRGTKVPILGINFGHVGFLAEAEPSSMDEVVTAVIEHQWTVEDRMTLDLDITLENGEVIHDWAVNEASIEKAHGARTINLGIGVDGRGLSTYNADAALISTPTGSTAYNFSAQGPVVWPDVEAMIFNPIAAHALFTRPLVVGPNSVIQVQVYSRDAIIWCDGRRPVDVVGGAQIEARHSSERVYLARLNDSPFSSRLVRKFHLPVAGWRKRGADD, from the coding sequence ATGAGGAAGATCGCGCTACTAACGCACGAATGGCGCCAAGACGCGCTGGAACGTGCACGCTCGGCGAAGGAGCGCCTAGGGAAGGCCGGGATCACCGTTGTTGACGCAACCTGTTCTTCCGACGTCGCCGATGCGGAATTGCTTCTTATGGCTGGGGGTGACGGAACGATCCTGCGAGGGGCCGAATTCACGCGCGGCACGAAAGTACCGATCCTCGGTATCAATTTTGGGCACGTCGGCTTCCTTGCTGAGGCGGAGCCATCATCCATGGATGAAGTTGTCACTGCGGTAATTGAACACCAGTGGACAGTCGAAGACCGCATGACCCTCGATCTCGACATCACCCTCGAAAATGGCGAGGTTATCCACGACTGGGCCGTCAACGAGGCGTCGATCGAGAAAGCTCATGGGGCGCGCACAATCAACCTAGGCATCGGAGTGGATGGACGTGGGCTGTCCACCTACAACGCAGATGCGGCACTGATCTCCACACCCACTGGTTCAACCGCCTACAATTTTTCCGCACAAGGCCCAGTGGTTTGGCCCGACGTCGAAGCGATGATTTTTAACCCGATCGCCGCGCATGCGCTCTTTACACGCCCACTCGTTGTCGGGCCGAACTCGGTGATCCAGGTGCAAGTGTATTCGCGCGACGCGATTATCTGGTGCGATGGTCGCCGTCCTGTCGACGTCGTCGGGGGAGCGCAGATCGAGGCGCGCCACTCGAGCGAACGCGTGTATCTTGCGCGTCTGAACGATTCGCCTTTCTCCTCGCGCCTGGTACGGAAGTTCCACCTACCCGTTGCCGGTTGGCGTAAGCGGGGCGCCGATGATTGA
- the recN gene encoding DNA repair protein RecN, whose amino-acid sequence MIEKVVISNLGVIESAELELGAGMTAITGETGAGKTMALTSLALLMGQKADPARVRNGAEFAQVDGVFVAPAHSPAVTLVQEAGGTVDYEGDDAIIYVSRVVPASGRSKAYAGGKAVPASLLAQIAELLVTVHGQSDQIRLKSPAAQLASLDAFGGEELATARRSYDEAWAHARSARAQLKEFRENARASGIERLSLEALIKRVDALDPQPGEDDELRAEAIRLENVESLREAMGGAAGALENAEEGAVSRIEFARHELQRGSSDDPTLAQLAHELKSAIAVATDVGAQLRHKLSELSADPERLNKVHARRAELTRLQRDLAMSIPEVLAERDRAAQRLSALVDPQALAEKLESQYANAVSELTRVGNVLRATRERAAQELSGAVTRELRSLSMKDATFSVQITPREKPAPHGLEDCAFMLQAHRGSRQLPLATSASGGEMSRIMLALEVSLAARSHEGQRTFIFDEVDAGIGGSTAITVGERLARLGSHHQVLVVTHLAQVAAYGAAQVVVRKSSGPTVSTDVEHVTDEERVVELARMLSGQPDSETARAHAAELLAGAIVE is encoded by the coding sequence ATGATTGAGAAGGTTGTGATCTCGAACCTCGGTGTGATCGAGTCTGCCGAGCTTGAGCTCGGAGCCGGAATGACTGCGATCACGGGTGAGACCGGCGCGGGAAAGACCATGGCTCTGACATCGTTGGCACTGCTGATGGGTCAAAAGGCAGATCCTGCTCGCGTGCGCAATGGTGCAGAGTTTGCGCAGGTTGACGGCGTCTTCGTTGCACCTGCGCATTCGCCCGCAGTCACACTCGTCCAAGAAGCCGGCGGCACCGTTGATTACGAAGGTGACGATGCGATCATCTACGTCTCGCGCGTGGTCCCGGCGAGTGGAAGATCGAAAGCGTACGCAGGTGGGAAAGCAGTGCCAGCCTCTCTGCTTGCGCAGATCGCGGAGCTTTTGGTTACTGTGCACGGACAAAGCGATCAGATCCGATTGAAATCTCCGGCGGCCCAACTGGCTTCACTGGACGCCTTTGGAGGGGAGGAACTTGCCACGGCGCGCCGCTCCTACGATGAGGCGTGGGCTCACGCGCGCTCGGCGCGTGCGCAGCTCAAGGAATTTCGGGAGAATGCGCGTGCCTCGGGGATTGAGCGACTCTCGCTTGAAGCGTTGATAAAGCGTGTCGACGCACTCGACCCACAACCTGGGGAGGATGACGAGCTGCGCGCTGAGGCGATCCGACTCGAAAACGTGGAGTCGTTGCGTGAGGCGATGGGCGGCGCTGCCGGCGCGCTTGAGAATGCTGAGGAAGGAGCTGTGTCACGAATCGAGTTTGCACGTCACGAGCTTCAGCGCGGCAGCAGCGACGATCCAACGCTCGCGCAACTTGCACACGAGCTCAAGAGCGCGATCGCGGTGGCCACCGACGTCGGAGCTCAGTTGCGCCACAAGCTTTCGGAATTGTCAGCGGATCCTGAGCGTCTCAACAAAGTTCACGCTCGCCGAGCCGAGCTTACCCGCCTCCAGCGCGACCTAGCGATGTCGATTCCCGAGGTGCTTGCCGAACGGGACCGAGCTGCACAGCGTCTCTCAGCGCTAGTCGACCCCCAGGCGCTAGCAGAGAAACTGGAGTCTCAATACGCGAACGCTGTCTCGGAGCTCACGCGCGTGGGAAACGTGCTACGCGCAACCCGCGAACGTGCTGCGCAGGAGCTGTCTGGTGCGGTAACGCGCGAGTTACGCTCGCTTTCCATGAAAGATGCCACATTTAGTGTGCAGATCACCCCGCGCGAGAAGCCCGCTCCGCACGGTCTTGAAGACTGCGCCTTTATGCTCCAAGCTCACCGTGGTTCGCGTCAGCTTCCTCTTGCCACCTCCGCCTCCGGAGGTGAAATGTCGCGTATCATGCTCGCGCTTGAAGTCTCGCTTGCCGCTCGTTCTCACGAGGGACAACGCACGTTTATTTTTGACGAAGTAGATGCCGGAATCGGCGGCAGTACAGCGATAACAGTAGGTGAACGGCTGGCGCGTCTAGGGAGTCACCATCAGGTACTTGTCGTCACTCATCTCGCACAGGTCGCAGCTTACGGCGCGGCGCAGGTTGTTGTGCGAAAGTCGTCTGGTCCAACGGTCTCAACTGACGTCGAGCACGTCACTGATGAGGAACGGGTCGTTGAACTCGCACGAATGCTCTCTGGCCAACCGGATTCGGAGACGGCACGCGCCCATGCGGCTGAACTACTCGCCGGCGCGATTGTGGAATGA
- the steA gene encoding putative cytokinetic ring protein SteA, with protein MVFRRKLIPLGDDSQIQGPARVDSRTKRLTKRLSRGDVAIIDHEDLDRVSAEALVECQPVVVLNAAKSTSGRYPNLGPGILLEAGLPLVDNLGSSVMDIKENAKVRVTDGGEVYVGEKLIAEGDVLTAESNALAMEHARAGMATQLKAFATNTMEYVEKEQDLILDGVGVPDVKTSFVRKHALVVVRGYRYKEDLQALRPYIREYRPVMIGVDGGADAILEAGYHLDMIVGDMDSVSDKALRCGAEIVVHAYRDGRAPGKKRMEDLGIDHVVFPATGTSEDIAMLLADDKGAELIVAVGTHSTLIEFLDKGRAGMASTFLTRLEIGSKLVDAKGVSRLYRSRISNWQIAALVIAGVIAMVAALSVTDAGQILFKLGSVWWSDFARWVTRLF; from the coding sequence ATGGTGTTCAGACGAAAACTGATTCCGCTCGGAGACGATTCGCAGATACAAGGACCTGCACGCGTCGACTCACGAACGAAGCGACTGACTAAGCGGCTTTCCCGTGGCGATGTAGCGATCATCGACCACGAAGATCTCGATCGAGTATCAGCTGAAGCGCTCGTTGAGTGCCAACCCGTCGTCGTGCTTAACGCGGCAAAGTCCACTTCCGGACGTTACCCGAACCTTGGCCCCGGAATCCTCCTTGAGGCGGGCCTGCCGTTGGTCGATAATCTGGGCTCGTCAGTGATGGACATTAAGGAAAACGCGAAGGTGCGTGTCACCGATGGGGGAGAAGTTTACGTCGGAGAAAAGCTCATCGCGGAAGGCGACGTCCTGACGGCAGAATCAAACGCCCTCGCGATGGAGCACGCCCGCGCGGGTATGGCCACGCAGCTGAAGGCGTTTGCGACGAACACGATGGAATACGTCGAGAAGGAACAGGATCTCATTCTCGACGGCGTGGGCGTTCCGGATGTGAAAACCTCGTTCGTCCGCAAGCATGCGTTGGTGGTGGTACGCGGATACCGATACAAGGAGGACCTACAGGCGCTGCGTCCGTATATCCGTGAGTATCGTCCGGTGATGATCGGAGTCGACGGCGGCGCCGACGCGATTCTGGAAGCGGGCTACCATCTCGACATGATTGTCGGGGACATGGATTCGGTGTCCGACAAGGCGCTGCGTTGCGGCGCTGAGATCGTTGTGCATGCATACCGCGATGGACGCGCTCCGGGAAAGAAACGCATGGAGGATCTCGGGATCGATCATGTGGTGTTTCCAGCAACTGGAACATCTGAAGACATTGCGATGTTGCTGGCCGATGACAAGGGCGCAGAACTTATCGTCGCCGTCGGTACACATTCGACGCTGATTGAGTTCCTCGATAAGGGGCGTGCTGGCATGGCGTCAACGTTCTTGACGAGGCTCGAGATTGGCTCGAAGCTCGTCGATGCGAAAGGCGTGTCTCGCCTGTATCGGTCACGGATTTCGAATTGGCAGATCGCCGCGTTGGTTATCGCTGGGGTGATCGCGATGGTTGCCGCATTGTCGGTCACTGATGCGGGGCAAATTCTGTTCAAGCTTGGCAGCGTGTGGTGGAGTGACTTCGCACGCTGGGTCACTCGACTTTTCTAA